Proteins encoded by one window of Alphaproteobacteria bacterium:
- a CDS encoding ABC transporter permease, with protein MRWPFPRLRLAPLTRRRLQNFRTNRRGYWSFRIFMVLFIASLFAEFIANDKPIVINYQGEYLLPVFVSYPETRFGGDFETETDYRDPYVIELIQKQGWMLWPPVPYSYNTINYDLPVPAPAPPSAENWLGTDDQGRDVVARLIYGFRISVLFGVALTVISSFVGVVAGAVQGFFGGWTDLLFQRFIEIWSGLPVLFLLIILASVIQPGFWSLLTLMLMFSWMALVGVVRAEFLRARNFDYVRAAQALGVGNTTIMFKHLLPNAMVATVTFMPFILSGSITTLTTLDFLGFGLPPGSPSLGELLAQGKANLQAPWLGISGFFVIAIMLTLLVFVFEAVRDAFDPRKVQG; from the coding sequence ATGAGATGGCCCTTTCCCAGATTGCGCCTGGCCCCGCTGACGCGGCGGCGTTTGCAGAATTTCCGCACCAACCGCCGCGGCTACTGGTCGTTCCGCATCTTCATGGTGCTCTTTATCGCCAGCCTGTTCGCCGAATTCATCGCCAACGACAAGCCCATCGTCATCAACTACCAGGGCGAATACCTGTTGCCGGTCTTCGTCAGCTATCCCGAGACCCGCTTCGGCGGCGACTTCGAGACCGAAACGGACTATCGCGATCCCTACGTCATCGAACTGATCCAAAAGCAGGGCTGGATGCTCTGGCCGCCGGTGCCCTACAGCTACAACACCATCAACTACGATCTGCCGGTGCCGGCACCGGCACCGCCCAGCGCCGAGAACTGGCTGGGCACCGACGACCAGGGCCGCGACGTGGTGGCGCGGCTGATTTACGGCTTCCGCATCTCGGTGCTGTTCGGTGTCGCCCTGACCGTGATCTCCTCGTTCGTCGGCGTGGTGGCGGGCGCCGTGCAGGGCTTCTTCGGCGGCTGGACGGACCTGCTGTTCCAGCGTTTCATCGAGATCTGGTCGGGGCTGCCGGTGCTGTTTCTGCTGATCATCCTGGCTAGCGTCATCCAGCCCGGCTTCTGGAGCCTGCTCACCTTGATGCTGATGTTCAGCTGGATGGCGCTGGTGGGCGTGGTGCGGGCCGAGTTCCTGCGCGCCCGCAATTTCGATTACGTGCGCGCGGCCCAGGCGCTGGGCGTGGGCAACACGACCATCATGTTCAAGCACCTGCTGCCCAACGCCATGGTGGCCACCGTCACCTTCATGCCCTTCATCCTCTCGGGCTCGATCACGACGCTGACGACGCTCGACTTTTTGGGCTTCGGATTGCCGCCAGGCTCGCCCTCGCTGGGCGAGCTGCTGGCTCAGGGCAAAGCCAATTTGCAGGCGCCCTGGCTCGGCATCTCGGGCTTTTTCGTCATCGCCATCATGCTGACGCTCTTGGTCTTCGTCTTCGAGGCGGTACGAGACGCCTTCGATCCCCGCAAGGTGCAGGGATGA
- a CDS encoding AAA family ATPase produces MAPAPLKPESLYRVCDPRLLPFENTNELEELTEVLGQPRAVEAIEFGTSIRSDGYNLFVHGPSGTGRHTTVREFLNRRAAKEPRPSDWCLVHNFSEAHRPRAIELPAGEGADFRTAMAGFVEELHNTLPAVFESEEYRNRRQSMDEEFRERQEQAFEVIQESGRERGVTLVRTPAGLALAPTREGEVITPDAFQALDEAERKQLQAALEELQEELQETIRQVPEWDRERRKRISQLNREVTMYAVGHLIDELCQKYEGHPLVLKYLEAVQADVLENVDVFLDKGEAQEQSIPGGPEAAIMAAAAAAGSGPGAGAVSPQPRPPSRAFRRYQVNLLVDNSTAMGAPVVYEDNPTYANLVGRVEHISEMGALITDFTLIKAGSLQGANGGYIIIDAIKLLTQPYAWEGLKRALRSRQVRIESLGQALSLISTISVEAEALPLDVKVVLIGEPRIYYLLCQADPEFGELFKVSVDYGADMERTPKSVLAYARLLGRFVRSRELKPFARSAVARLIEHSSRLAADQSRLSTAMGQINDIMSEADHWASTAKRRVVTAADIDKSVLARSRRHDRLRERSQEMIVRGTLMIDTAGKKVGQVNALSVLSLGDFSFGRPSRITARIRPGRGRVVDIEREVELGGPLHSKGVLILTSFLGARYAADRPLSLSASLVFEQSYGGIDGDSASSTELYALLSALSSVAIKQSLAVTGSVNQFGEVQAIGGVNEKIEGFFDLCRQRRLSGRQGVLIPAANVAHLMLRHDVVEACAKGRFQIYPVETIDDGIELLTGRPAGQRRRDGKFPEKSVNRLVEDRLIKMAEDIRAFARKGRGRAEKNEKAPEAP; encoded by the coding sequence ATGGCACCAGCACCGCTCAAACCCGAATCCCTTTACCGAGTCTGCGATCCCCGGCTCCTGCCCTTCGAGAACACCAATGAGCTGGAGGAGCTGACCGAGGTTCTGGGCCAGCCTCGCGCCGTCGAGGCCATCGAGTTCGGCACTTCGATCCGCAGCGACGGCTACAACCTTTTCGTCCACGGCCCTTCAGGCACGGGGCGCCACACCACGGTGCGAGAGTTCCTCAACCGCCGTGCCGCCAAGGAGCCCAGGCCCTCGGACTGGTGCCTGGTGCATAACTTCAGCGAAGCCCACCGGCCCCGCGCCATTGAGCTGCCGGCCGGCGAAGGGGCCGATTTTCGAACCGCCATGGCGGGCTTCGTCGAGGAATTGCACAATACGCTGCCGGCGGTTTTCGAGAGCGAGGAATACCGCAACCGCCGCCAGAGCATGGACGAGGAGTTTCGTGAGCGCCAGGAACAGGCCTTCGAGGTCATCCAGGAAAGCGGCCGGGAACGCGGCGTCACCCTGGTGCGCACCCCGGCCGGGCTGGCGCTGGCGCCGACGCGCGAGGGCGAGGTGATCACGCCCGACGCCTTCCAGGCGCTGGACGAAGCCGAGCGCAAGCAACTGCAGGCGGCCCTGGAGGAGCTGCAGGAGGAGCTGCAGGAGACCATCCGCCAAGTGCCCGAATGGGACCGCGAACGCCGCAAGCGCATTTCCCAGCTCAACCGCGAAGTCACCATGTACGCCGTCGGCCACCTGATCGACGAGCTCTGCCAAAAGTACGAGGGCCACCCGCTGGTGCTCAAATACCTGGAAGCGGTGCAGGCCGACGTGCTGGAGAACGTCGACGTCTTCCTCGACAAGGGTGAGGCGCAGGAACAGTCGATTCCGGGCGGCCCCGAGGCCGCCATCATGGCCGCCGCCGCCGCCGCCGGCTCCGGCCCCGGGGCCGGAGCCGTGTCGCCCCAGCCCCGGCCACCGTCTCGGGCTTTCCGGCGCTACCAGGTCAACCTGCTGGTCGACAACAGTACCGCCATGGGGGCGCCGGTGGTCTACGAGGACAACCCGACCTATGCCAACCTGGTGGGCCGGGTCGAGCACATCTCCGAGATGGGGGCGCTGATCACCGACTTCACGCTGATCAAGGCGGGCTCGCTGCAGGGCGCCAACGGTGGCTACATCATCATTGACGCCATCAAGCTGCTGACCCAGCCCTATGCCTGGGAGGGCCTGAAGCGGGCGCTGCGATCGCGCCAGGTGCGCATCGAATCGTTGGGCCAGGCGCTCAGCCTGATCAGCACCATCTCGGTAGAGGCCGAGGCCCTCCCGCTCGACGTCAAGGTGGTGCTGATCGGCGAGCCGCGCATTTATTACCTGCTCTGCCAGGCCGATCCCGAATTCGGCGAGCTCTTCAAGGTCTCGGTCGATTATGGCGCCGACATGGAGCGCACGCCAAAGTCGGTGCTGGCCTACGCCCGCTTGCTGGGCCGCTTCGTGCGCAGCCGCGAGCTCAAGCCCTTCGCGCGTTCCGCGGTGGCCCGCCTGATCGAGCATTCCAGCCGTCTGGCCGCCGATCAGTCCCGGCTTTCCACCGCCATGGGCCAGATCAACGACATCATGTCTGAGGCCGACCACTGGGCCAGCACGGCTAAGCGCCGGGTGGTGACGGCGGCCGACATCGACAAGAGCGTCTTGGCCCGCAGCCGCCGCCATGACCGGCTGCGGGAACGCTCGCAGGAGATGATCGTGCGCGGCACCCTGATGATCGACACCGCTGGCAAGAAGGTGGGCCAGGTCAATGCGCTCTCGGTACTCAGCCTGGGTGATTTTTCTTTCGGCCGGCCCAGCCGTATAACGGCCCGCATTCGGCCCGGCCGCGGCCGCGTCGTCGACATCGAGCGCGAGGTCGAGCTGGGTGGGCCGCTGCACTCCAAGGGCGTGCTGATTCTGACCAGTTTTCTCGGTGCGCGCTATGCCGCCGACCGGCCGTTGTCGCTCTCGGCCAGCCTGGTCTTCGAGCAATCCTATGGCGGCATCGACGGAGATTCGGCGTCGTCCACCGAGCTCTATGCATTGCTCTCGGCTCTCTCCAGCGTCGCCATCAAGCAGTCGCTGGCGGTTACCGGCTCGGTCAATCAGTTCGGCGAGGTGCAGGCCATCGGCGGCGTCAACGAAAAGATCGAGGGCTTCTTCGACCTCTGCCGCCAGCGCCGCCTCAGCGGCCGCCAGGGCGTGCTCATCCCGGCCGCCAACGTGGCTCATCTGATGCTGCGCCACGACGTGGTCGAGGCCTGCGCCAAGGGGCGCTTCCAGATCTACCCGGTCGAGACCATCGATGATGGTATCGAGCTGTTGACCGGCCGGCCGGCCGGCCAGCGCCGCCGCGACGGCAAGTTCCCGGAGAAGTCGGTCAACCGCCTGGTCGAGGACCGCCTGATCAAGATGGCCGAGGATATTCGAGCTTTTGCCAGAAAAGGACGCGGCCGGGCGGAGAAAAACGAAAAGGCGCCCGAGGCGCCATGA
- a CDS encoding extracellular solute-binding protein, with protein sequence MNARLTLFCLLTAGASLLLGPALAAEPRHGLSAFGDLKYGADFQHFDYVDPQAPKGGALRLAATGSFDNLNPFILKGIRFRGMANAIGGLPFESLMAGSADEPDAMYGLVAATAELASDRSWVEFTLRPEARWHDGSAISADDVVFSFHTLKTEGAPSFRITYRDIEKVAVTAPGRVRFSFRPGGVWRDLPLLAGSMPLISKAYYAKVEFNKTTVQPPLGSGPYRITKVDQGRSVTLERVADYWARDLPVNRGRYNFQTIRFDFYRDRNVEFEAFKAHEYDFREEFTSKVWATSYKFPAVKKGLVVVETVPDASPANRQNFMLNLRRAKFQDRGVRQAFDLAFDFEWINKNLFYGLYSRTLSVYQNTSMAARDLPGPAELALLEPHRAGLPAEVFSQIYQPPKSDGLGNNRRNLRQAAKLLSAAGWRIEDGRRVNAAGQAFELEFLTFSPTFERVYAPIVRNLKKLGIRATIRVVDSAQYANRMQEFDFDVSTTAFGGQTTPGVGERTFWGSEAANSPGSINYAGIADPVVDDLVARIAAAQTRPELETAARALDRVLLWNQYLIPQWFRAFHPIAYWDRFSRPATKPKYGLGFLDTWWHDTDKAARLAAKAKR encoded by the coding sequence GTGAACGCCCGGCTGACATTATTTTGCCTGCTGACGGCAGGTGCCTCGCTGCTGTTGGGGCCGGCGCTGGCCGCCGAGCCGCGCCACGGGCTCTCGGCCTTCGGCGATCTCAAGTACGGCGCCGATTTCCAGCACTTCGACTACGTCGATCCCCAGGCTCCCAAGGGCGGTGCGCTGAGGCTGGCGGCCACGGGATCCTTCGACAACCTCAATCCCTTCATCCTCAAGGGCATACGTTTTCGCGGCATGGCCAATGCCATCGGCGGGCTGCCGTTCGAATCACTGATGGCGGGCTCGGCGGACGAGCCCGACGCCATGTACGGCCTGGTGGCGGCCACGGCCGAGCTGGCGTCGGATCGTTCCTGGGTCGAGTTCACGCTGCGGCCCGAAGCGCGCTGGCACGATGGCTCGGCGATCAGCGCGGACGACGTGGTCTTTTCTTTCCACACCCTCAAAACCGAAGGTGCGCCCAGTTTCCGCATCACCTACCGCGACATCGAAAAGGTGGCAGTGACGGCCCCCGGCCGGGTGCGATTCAGCTTCCGCCCAGGCGGCGTGTGGCGCGACCTGCCGCTGCTGGCAGGCTCCATGCCGCTGATTTCCAAGGCCTATTACGCCAAGGTCGAATTCAACAAGACCACCGTCCAGCCGCCGCTGGGCAGCGGCCCCTACCGCATCACCAAGGTCGACCAAGGCCGTTCGGTAACCCTGGAACGGGTGGCGGACTATTGGGCGCGGGATTTGCCGGTCAACCGCGGGCGCTACAACTTCCAGACCATCCGCTTCGACTTCTATCGCGACCGCAATGTCGAATTCGAAGCCTTCAAGGCCCATGAGTACGATTTCCGCGAGGAGTTCACCTCCAAGGTTTGGGCCACCTCATACAAGTTCCCGGCCGTCAAAAAGGGCCTGGTGGTGGTCGAGACCGTGCCCGACGCCTCTCCCGCCAACCGCCAGAATTTCATGCTCAACCTGCGCCGGGCCAAGTTCCAGGACCGCGGCGTGCGCCAGGCCTTCGACCTGGCCTTCGATTTCGAATGGATCAACAAGAACCTCTTCTACGGCCTCTACAGCCGAACGCTCAGCGTTTATCAGAACACCTCCATGGCGGCCCGCGATTTGCCGGGGCCGGCCGAACTGGCGTTGCTCGAGCCCCACCGCGCGGGCCTGCCGGCCGAGGTCTTCAGCCAAATCTACCAGCCGCCCAAGTCCGACGGCCTGGGCAACAACCGGCGAAATTTGCGCCAGGCCGCCAAGCTGCTGAGTGCCGCCGGCTGGCGCATCGAGGACGGCCGTCGCGTCAACGCCGCCGGACAGGCTTTCGAGCTCGAGTTCCTGACCTTTTCGCCCACCTTCGAACGCGTCTACGCCCCCATCGTGCGCAACCTGAAGAAACTCGGCATCCGCGCCACCATCCGGGTGGTCGATTCGGCGCAGTACGCCAACCGCATGCAGGAGTTCGACTTCGACGTCTCGACCACGGCCTTCGGCGGCCAGACCACGCCCGGCGTCGGCGAGCGCACTTTCTGGGGCTCGGAAGCGGCCAACAGCCCGGGCTCCATCAATTACGCCGGCATAGCGGACCCCGTGGTCGACGACCTGGTGGCCCGCATCGCCGCGGCCCAAACCCGGCCCGAGCTGGAGACCGCCGCCCGGGCCCTCGATCGCGTGCTCTTGTGGAACCAGTACCTGATACCGCAATGGTTCCGCGCCTTCCACCCCATCGCCTACTGGGACCGCTTCAGCCGGCCGGCCACCAAGCCCAAGTACGGGCTCGGCTTTCTCGACACCTGGTGGCACGACACGGATAAAGCGGCACGCCTGGCCGCCAAGGCCAAGCGCTAG
- a CDS encoding SDR family NAD(P)-dependent oxidoreductase: MELDGVTAIVTGGGSGLGEASAKALAAAGAKVAIFDLNQENAERVAGEVGGSAHACDVSDGPQTEAAIAAAREALGAARVLINCAGIGVSARAVSRKGPLPLEQFTRVIEINLIGTFNAIRLAAADMLALEPLGDTGGRGVIINTASVAATEGQIGQPAYAASKGGVSSMTLPLAREFASNGIRVNTISPGLFKTPMMFTLPPDVQKALGDSVPFPSRLGTPEEYADLAVHICRNDMINGETIRLDGALRMAPR, translated from the coding sequence ATGGAATTGGACGGTGTAACAGCCATCGTCACCGGTGGCGGCTCGGGGCTCGGCGAGGCCAGTGCCAAGGCGCTGGCGGCAGCCGGTGCCAAGGTCGCCATCTTCGACCTCAACCAGGAGAACGCCGAGCGCGTGGCCGGCGAGGTGGGCGGCTCGGCCCATGCCTGCGACGTCTCGGACGGGCCCCAGACCGAGGCCGCCATAGCCGCCGCCCGCGAGGCGCTGGGCGCCGCCCGGGTGCTGATCAACTGCGCCGGCATCGGCGTCTCGGCCCGGGCCGTCAGCCGCAAGGGACCCTTGCCGCTGGAGCAGTTCACGAGGGTCATCGAGATCAACCTGATCGGTACCTTCAACGCCATCCGCCTGGCCGCCGCCGACATGCTGGCGCTTGAGCCGCTGGGCGACACGGGCGGGCGCGGCGTCATCATCAACACCGCCTCGGTGGCCGCTACCGAGGGCCAGATCGGCCAGCCTGCCTACGCCGCCTCCAAGGGCGGGGTTTCTTCCATGACGCTGCCGCTGGCCCGCGAGTTCGCCTCCAACGGCATCCGCGTCAACACCATCTCGCCGGGCCTCTTCAAGACGCCGATGATGTTCACCCTGCCGCCCGACGTGCAAAAGGCGCTGGGCGACAGCGTGCCCTTCCCCTCGCGCCTGGGCACGCCCGAGGAATACGCCGACCTGGCCGTGCACATCTGCCGGAACGACATGATCAACGGCGAAACCATCCGTCTCGATGGTGCGCTGAGGATGGCGCCCAGATAG
- a CDS encoding transposase, protein LPPSVTLRLVEVVELEPPDGIEPLHWRLLTTHEVNDVAGAWQIVDWYAQRWMIEQLFRVMKRQGLKVENSQIESADRLLKLIAMAAHAAALTLQLVQARDGADARPASAAFKPQEIETLEAVNPRLEGKTEKQKNPYPSHSLAWAAWIIGRLGGWNGYRSSKPPGPITMVNGINQFHAIADGWALRDVCIP, encoded by the coding sequence TCTGCCGCCGAGCGTGACGTTGCGCCTTGTCGAGGTCGTCGAGTTGGAGCCACCGGACGGCATCGAGCCGTTGCACTGGCGTCTGCTGACGACGCACGAGGTGAACGACGTTGCGGGCGCCTGGCAGATCGTCGACTGGTACGCCCAGCGCTGGATGATCGAGCAGCTGTTCCGGGTAATGAAGCGCCAGGGGCTTAAGGTTGAAAACAGCCAGATCGAAAGCGCCGATCGGCTGCTCAAGCTGATCGCCATGGCGGCCCACGCCGCAGCGCTTACGCTGCAACTGGTCCAGGCCCGTGACGGCGCCGATGCCCGGCCGGCCAGCGCCGCCTTCAAGCCCCAGGAAATCGAGACCCTAGAGGCCGTCAACCCCCGCCTTGAAGGTAAAACAGAAAAACAAAAGAACCCCTACCCCAGCCACAGCCTCGCGTGGGCGGCCTGGATCATCGGCCGCCTCGGCGGCTGGAACGGCTATCGCTCCTCAAAACCGCCGGGTCCGATCACCATGGTCAACGGCATAAATCAATTCCACGCAATCGCTGACGGCTGGGCCCTCAGAGATGTGTGCATCCCTTAG
- a CDS encoding microcin C ABC transporter permease YejB, whose protein sequence is MLAYIIRRLLLMIPTLFGIMVINFLIVQAAPGGPVEQLIAQIQGTAVEATARIGGSDAGETRRQGGQAGATGADVSSKYRGARGLDPEFVKEIEKLYGFDKPAHVRFFQMIGNYLRFEFGNSFFRDRAVVDLVLDKMPVSISLGLWTTLLVYLISIPLGIAKAVRDGSRFDVWTSAAIIVGYAIPGFLFAILLVVLFAGGSFWDVFPLRGLTSENWEALSWPARIADYFWHITLPVAAMVVGGFATLSMLTKNSFLEEINKQYVLTARAKGLSEGRVLYGHVFRNAMLIVVAGFPSAFVGVLFTGALLIEVIFSLDGIGLLGFEAALARDFPVMFGTLFFFTLLGLGLNLIGDLMYVVIDPRIDFERRDVA, encoded by the coding sequence ATGCTGGCCTACATCATCCGCCGGCTGCTGCTGATGATCCCGACGCTCTTTGGCATCATGGTGATCAACTTCCTCATCGTGCAGGCGGCGCCGGGCGGGCCGGTGGAACAGCTTATCGCCCAGATCCAGGGCACCGCCGTCGAGGCCACGGCGCGCATCGGCGGCTCGGATGCCGGCGAGACGCGGCGCCAAGGCGGCCAGGCCGGGGCCACGGGGGCCGACGTCTCCAGCAAGTACCGCGGCGCCCGGGGCCTCGATCCCGAATTCGTCAAGGAAATCGAAAAGCTTTACGGCTTCGACAAGCCGGCGCACGTGCGTTTCTTCCAGATGATCGGCAATTATCTGCGCTTCGAGTTCGGCAACAGCTTCTTCCGCGACCGCGCCGTGGTCGACCTGGTGCTCGACAAGATGCCGGTGTCGATCTCGCTGGGGCTGTGGACCACCTTGCTGGTCTATCTCATCTCCATTCCCCTGGGCATCGCCAAGGCGGTGCGCGACGGCTCGCGCTTCGACGTCTGGACCTCGGCCGCCATCATCGTGGGCTACGCCATCCCGGGTTTTCTTTTCGCTATCCTGCTGGTGGTGCTGTTTGCCGGCGGCAGCTTCTGGGATGTCTTTCCCTTGCGAGGACTCACTTCGGAAAACTGGGAGGCGCTTTCCTGGCCGGCCCGCATCGCCGACTATTTCTGGCACATCACGCTGCCCGTGGCGGCCATGGTGGTGGGCGGATTCGCCACGCTCAGCATGTTGACCAAGAACTCCTTCCTCGAGGAGATCAACAAGCAGTACGTGCTGACCGCCCGGGCCAAGGGGCTGAGCGAGGGCCGCGTGCTCTATGGCCACGTCTTCCGCAACGCCATGCTGATCGTGGTGGCCGGTTTTCCCTCGGCCTTCGTCGGCGTGCTGTTTACAGGCGCCCTGCTGATCGAGGTCATCTTCTCGCTCGACGGCATCGGGCTTTTGGGCTTCGAGGCGGCGCTAGCGCGCGATTTCCCGGTGATGTTCGGCACGCTTTTCTTCTTCACCCTGCTGGGCCTCGGCCTCAACCTGATCGGCGATCTGATGTACGTGGTGATCGACCCGCGCATCGATTTCGAACGCCGCGACGTGGCCTGA
- a CDS encoding YkvA family protein produces the protein MVEPSDSDSDLVRRGFWTKVRRTLGRVPFLEQAVAAYFCATDAATPRHVKALLLAAIAYFVVPTDMIPDFITGIGFVDDASVLAGAINRVRRHLKPHHHERARQALAHLRGEQEADVT, from the coding sequence ATGGTCGAGCCAAGTGATTCCGACTCCGACCTCGTGCGCCGCGGCTTCTGGACCAAGGTGCGGCGCACGCTGGGCCGGGTGCCTTTTTTGGAGCAGGCCGTGGCGGCCTATTTCTGCGCCACCGACGCGGCCACGCCGCGCCACGTCAAGGCGCTGCTGCTGGCCGCCATCGCCTATTTCGTGGTGCCCACCGACATGATCCCCGATTTCATCACCGGCATCGGTTTCGTCGATGACGCCAGCGTGCTGGCCGGCGCCATCAATCGCGTCCGCCGTCATCTCAAGCCGCATCACCACGAGCGCGCCCGCCAGGCCCTGGCCCACTTGCGCGGCGAACAAGAAGCCGACGTTACCTGA
- a CDS encoding metallopeptidase family protein, giving the protein MEETARYAELAPSAAEFEVIADAAYRAIPARLRGFVDDVVIRVAEFPDRETLDELGIQSEYDLLGLYRGLDLARKSVLDTPVDVDMILLYRQPILAYWCESEDSLGDLVRNVLIHEIGHHFGFSDADMAKLEAPQD; this is encoded by the coding sequence ATGGAGGAAACCGCGCGTTATGCCGAGCTGGCACCCAGCGCCGCCGAGTTCGAAGTCATCGCCGATGCCGCCTACCGTGCCATCCCGGCGCGCTTGCGCGGCTTCGTCGACGATGTGGTTATCCGTGTGGCCGAGTTCCCCGACCGCGAGACCCTCGACGAGCTTGGCATCCAGTCCGAGTATGACCTTTTGGGCCTCTACCGCGGCCTCGACCTGGCCCGCAAAAGCGTCCTCGACACGCCCGTCGACGTCGACATGATCCTGTTGTATCGCCAGCCCATCCTGGCCTACTGGTGCGAGAGCGAGGACAGCCTGGGCGACCTGGTGCGCAACGTGCTGATCCACGAGATCGGCCATCATTTCGGCTTTTCCGACGCCGACATGGCAAAATTGGAAGCACCTCAGGATTGA
- a CDS encoding universal stress protein, translated as MAQRPHHERRRLPRRRPDKSDHDIRRILLALDSSAKGLAALDAAARLAALLEAELEGLHVEDEALLRVARAPLTRIVSMTSASQPLSEADMERSLRAQARAAQRALARASERHAVRWSFRSARGQVSGEILAAAPGADMVILGKANRRLGRDAGLGSTARRLWGEAPGAVLVGEHTAGQAGEQPVISVYEGTPASDRAVAIAAAIAGNGGRRLTLLLVGSSEDQTRALEADAMTRLAPQGIAIKRVRVLLDRPGQLANTLWQEHGELIVLADDSALLAQGPAEKIIAELHLPVLLVRPRGE; from the coding sequence ATGGCTCAGCGACCCCACCATGAGCGCCGCCGCCTGCCGCGCCGCCGGCCGGACAAGAGCGACCACGACATCCGGCGTATTTTGCTGGCCTTGGATTCCTCGGCCAAAGGGCTGGCCGCGCTGGACGCCGCGGCCCGCCTGGCGGCGCTCCTCGAGGCCGAGCTCGAGGGCCTGCATGTCGAGGACGAGGCGCTGCTGCGGGTGGCCCGGGCGCCGCTCACCCGCATCGTCAGCATGACCTCGGCCAGCCAACCGTTGTCCGAGGCCGACATGGAGCGCAGCCTGCGGGCCCAGGCCCGCGCGGCGCAACGAGCCCTGGCCCGGGCCTCGGAACGCCACGCCGTGCGCTGGTCCTTCCGCAGCGCCCGGGGCCAGGTCAGTGGCGAGATCCTGGCCGCCGCGCCGGGCGCCGACATGGTCATCCTGGGCAAGGCCAACCGCCGCCTGGGCCGCGACGCCGGCCTGGGCTCGACGGCACGGCGGCTGTGGGGCGAGGCGCCGGGCGCCGTGCTGGTCGGCGAACACACCGCCGGCCAAGCGGGCGAGCAGCCGGTGATCTCGGTCTACGAGGGCACCCCGGCCAGCGACCGTGCCGTGGCCATCGCCGCCGCCATCGCCGGCAACGGGGGGCGCCGCCTGACGCTGCTTCTGGTGGGATCGAGCGAGGACCAAACCCGGGCCCTCGAAGCCGACGCCATGACCCGCCTGGCACCCCAGGGCATCGCCATCAAGCGTGTCCGGGTGCTGCTCGACCGCCCTGGCCAGCTGGCCAACACGCTGTGGCAGGAACACGGCGAGCTGATCGTGCTGGCCGATGACAGCGCGCTGCTGGCCCAGGGCCCGGCCGAAAAGATCATCGCAGAGCTGCACCTGCCGGTGCTGCTGGTCCGCCCCCGCGGGGAGTGA